A genomic window from Camelina sativa cultivar DH55 chromosome 2, Cs, whole genome shotgun sequence includes:
- the LOC104725231 gene encoding F-box protein At5g50450-like, producing the protein MTMTTTHLNKKPRLENNTLVNHFDDLPDDLIISILCKLSSSASSPSDFLTVLPTCKRLNRLALHPLVLSKAGTQTLAVTAEKWSDSAHAFLKLCANAGNADACYALGMIRFYCLQNHGSGASFMAKAAIQSHAPALYALAVIQFNGSGGSKTDKNLRAGVALCARSAYVGYVDALRELGHCLQDGYGVPRNVSEGRRFLIQANAREFACSLRSYISLKSEEGDEEMLLTDLSAVPVHEIHPVNRFLKEWFGPGRVGLAEGLRMCSHDGCGRPETRAHEFRRCSVCGKVNYCSRGCQALDWRVKHKMECTPLDLWVAAAAAAVAMEEIGGDGEAVVIDDDADDNHAER; encoded by the exons ATGACGATGACGACGACGCATCTCAACAAAAAACCAAGGTTAGAGAACAACACACTAGTCAACCATTTCGACGACTTACCTGACGATCTCATCATCTCTATCCTCTGTAAACTCTCTTCCTCcgcttcttctccttccgaTTTCCTCACCGTTCTCCCCAC ATGCAAGAGATTGAATCGGTTAGCGTTACATCCTCTGGTTTTATCAAAAGCCGGTACTCAAACCTTAGCCGTTACGGCGGAGAAATGGTCCGATTCTGCTCACGCTTTCCTCAAACTCTGCGCTAATGCCGGAAACGCCGACGCTTGCTACGCCCTCGGAATG ATCCGATTTTACTGTCTTCAAAACCATGGGAGCGGCGCGTCGTTTATGGCTAAAGCGGCCATTCAATCTCACGCGCCGGCGCTTTACGCGTTAGCGGTGATTCAGTTCAACGGAAGCGGCGGTTCAAAAACCGATAAGAATCTACGCGCCGGGGTAGCTCTCTGCGCCCGTTCCGCTTACGTAGGCTACGTCGATGCGCTTCGTGAGCTCGGTCACTGTCTCCAAGACGGTTACGGCGTCCCTCGTAACGTCTCTGAAGGTCGTAGGTTTTTGATTCAAGCCAATGCGCGTGAGTTCGCGTGTTCTCTACGCTCTTACATCTCTCTCAAATCCGAGGAGGGAGACGAGGAGATGTTGTTGACCGATCTGAGCGCTGTTCCGGTTCATGAGATTCATCCGGTTAACCGGTTTTTGAAAGAGTGGTTTGGTCCGGGTCGTGTTGGTTTAGCGGAAGGGTTGAGGATGTGTTCGCATGACGGTTGCGGGAGGCCCGAGACTCGTGCTCATGAGTTTAGGAGGTGCTCTGTTTGCGGGAAGGTTAATTATTGTTCGCGTGGATGTCAAGCGTTGGATTGGAGAGTTAAGCATAAGATGGAATGTACGCCGTTGGATCTTTGGGttgcggcggcggcggcggctgTGGCGATGGAGGAGATTGGTGGCGACGGTGAAGCGGTGGtcattgatgatgatgctgatgataaTCATGCGGAGCGGTAA